A single genomic interval of uncultured Desulfobulbus sp. harbors:
- a CDS encoding bacteriohemerythrin — MAALGAGRFNFLPSKRHSMSKHLGEWLADYELGIEDIDLQHHFFFNLINRLASELIVNQDIQYRIDLVSELTAYAKFHFLSEENMMRKSGYPQFMRHKFQHIELIDSISRVSNQLFLTENDPEGKALINFLREWFLNHTRKVDKEFADYMLKKLT, encoded by the coding sequence GTGGCAGCCTTGGGAGCAGGGCGTTTTAACTTTCTTCCTTCAAAGAGGCATAGCATGTCGAAACATCTTGGTGAATGGCTTGCCGATTATGAACTGGGTATCGAGGATATTGACCTTCAGCACCATTTTTTTTTCAATTTGATCAATCGGTTAGCGAGTGAACTGATAGTGAATCAGGATATTCAATATCGGATCGATTTAGTAAGCGAGCTCACTGCCTATGCAAAATTTCACTTTTTGAGTGAAGAAAATATGATGCGAAAATCTGGGTATCCTCAATTTATGCGTCATAAATTCCAGCATATAGAGCTGATAGATTCGATTTCCAGGGTAAGTAATCAACTTTTTCTTACAGAAAATGACCCAGAGGGAAAAGCCTTAATCAATTTTTTACGTGAATGGTTTTTGAATCATACCAGAAAAGTCGATAAGGAATTTGCCGATTACATGCTTAAAAAACTAACCTA